The following proteins come from a genomic window of Bactrocera dorsalis isolate Fly_Bdor chromosome 6, ASM2337382v1, whole genome shotgun sequence:
- the LOC125779390 gene encoding zinc finger MYM-type protein 1-like — MEGNDDWKHIVEAIERHETSKEHLHSCFVHRQWQLHGTLDEEQESIIKRENFFWRQVLTRLLDVTLILSICNLAFRGHKETVYGNDSGPKGNFLSIVELLAKYEPILQELLSKPKDQIKYLSPKIQNDLIAVLVQKVENALVNEIVTAPFYSILFDTTQDISKTDQLCELYRYCVIEKDENGTPKALVIKESFLRFHEDQTALAMSKQIIKSINGKSISLNKCRGQGYDGANTMKGTYGGIQKLIRDIEPNAVYVHCAAHNLNLVVNDAVKEVIEIQTLFETVQQIYNFFGHSIRRWNILSSFISDNKKGETVISSNSVTLKTMNPT, encoded by the coding sequence atggaaGGCAATGATGATTGGAAACATATTGTGGAAGCCATAGAAAGACATGAGACATCGAAAGAACATTTGCATTCATGTTTTGTACATCGACAGTGGCAGTTACATGGAACACTAGATGAAGAGCAAGAGTCCATTATCaagagagaaaattttttttggcgcCAGGTACTCACTAGACTTCTTGATGTTACTCTGAtactttcaatctgtaatttaGCTTTTCGTGGTCATAAAGAAACGGTATATGGCAACGATTCTGGtccaaaaggaaattttttgagTATTGTTGAGTTATTAGCCAAATACGAACCTATTTTACAAGAGTTGCTAAGCAAACCTAAGGACCAGATTAAATACTTAagtccaaaaatacaaaatgaccTCATTGCTGTTCTGGttcaaaaagtggaaaatgccCTGGTAAATGAAATAGTCACCGCGCCgttttattccattttgtttGATACTACTCAAGATATTTCCAAAACAGATCAATTGTGTGAACTTTACCGTTACTGTGTAATCGAGAAAGATGAAAATGGAACTCCAAAGGCTCTCGTAATTAAAGAGTCATTTTTAAGATTTCATGAGGATCAAACTGCCTTAGCAATGTCCAAGCAGataataaaatccataaatGGCAAAAGTATTTCTCTGAATAAGTGCCGTGGACAAGGGTACGATGGAGCTAATACTATGAAAGGTACTTATGGCGGAATTCAAAAACTCATAAGAGATATAGAGCCAAATGCAGTGTATGTCCATTGTGCTGCTCATAATTTAAACTTGGTAGTAAATGATGCAGTAAAAGAGGTCATAGAAATACAAACATTATTCGAAACTgtgcaacaaatttataatttttttggccaTAGTATTAGACGATGGAATATATTATCTAGTTTTATATCTGACAACAAAAAAGGAGAAACCGTTATATCATCAAATTCagtaacattaaaaacaatgaatccAACTTGA
- the LOC125775343 gene encoding zinc finger BED domain-containing protein 4-like, producing MHIIKEAQGDNPRSLLQEMPTRWNSAYEMIKRILKTNEFITLALVSSRGAPLPFSAAEVDILNDISELLSPFEEATLSVSTNTKVSASIIIPVICELNHKINNIKVNTEKGKNILTSIKFSLTKRLTSCETRTIPRIATILDPRFKKHGFCNPFNAEEGVKAVQHELFTQLPANPLHPPTSPTQEPSPFSFLQVKSQNKVHSSWADGIILMRQHFEKENQPEKCDPLVYWQITTDGDAFKTLAKKYFCVPASSCESERVFSKTEQLISERRTRLSSTVVDKLLFLNKSKHVNNM from the exons ATGCACATAATTAAAGAAGCTCAGGGGGACAATCCGCGTTCTCTTCTGCAAGAAATGCCAACTCGCTGGAATAGTGCATACGAAATGATTAAGCGCATACTGAAGACAAACGAATTTATTACATTAGCTTTGGTATCTTCTCGTGGCGCTCCATTGCCGTTTTCAGCAGCAGAAGTGgatattttaaatgatatttccgAGTTGCTATCCCCCTTCGAAGAGGCGACGCTTTCTGTATCTACAAACACAAAAGTATCGGCGTCCATAATTATCCCTGTCATATGCGAACtgaatcataaaataaacaatattaaagTCAACACAGAAAAAGGCAAAAACATATTGACGAGCATCAAGTTTAGTCTTACCAAGAGGCTCACAAGCTGTGAAACACGCACAATACCACGAATTGCTACTATACTAGATCCCCGCTTTAAGAAACACGGATTTTGTAATCCCTTTAATGCGGAAGAAGGTGTCAAAGCTGTGCAGCATGAACTGTTTACACAACTACCTGCAAACCCACTACATCCGCCAACATCACCAACACAGGAACCAAGCCCCTTTTCATTTCTACAAGTCAAAAGCCAAAACAAGGTGCACTCTTCCTGGGCAGATGGCATTATCCTGATGAGACAGCATTTTGAAAAGGAGAACCAGCCGGAAAAATGTGACCCTCTTGTGTACTGGCAG attACTACAGATGGCGACGCGTTTAAAACGTTAGCTAAAAAATACTTCTGCGTTCCCGCATCTTCGTGCGAATCTGAAAGAGTTTTCAGTAAAACTGAACAACTTATAAGTGAGCGTCGCACACGGCTATCATCGACCGTTGTCGATAAGCTCCTCTTcttaaacaaaagcaaacatgtaaataatatgtaa